Proteins encoded by one window of Cannabis sativa cultivar Pink pepper isolate KNU-18-1 chromosome 4, ASM2916894v1, whole genome shotgun sequence:
- the LOC115713720 gene encoding uncharacterized protein LOC115713720, whose amino-acid sequence MEILHSFERMSGQKINLTKSAFFSRNVSGAIQKVVCAIFNINEVVENSVYLGLPSTIDRNKSDVLGFLKEKMRKHIQRWNGKLLSHAVIEVLLCNKAQSLPTYAMSIFLLPTRTCHELEQLMANF is encoded by the coding sequence ATGGAGATTCTACATAGTTTTGAGAGGATGTCAGGTCAAAAGATTAATTTGACTAAATCTGCTTTCTTTAGTAGGAATGTGAGTGGTGCTATTCAGAAGGTTGTTTGtgctatttttaatataaatgaaGTTGTTGAGAATAGTGTGTACTTGGGTCTCCCAAGTACAATCGATCGAAACAAGTCTGATGTATTGGGCTTTCTTAAGGAGAAGATGAGGAAGCATATACAAAGATGGAATGGTAAACTCTTGTCGCATGCTGTTATAGAGGTCCTACTTTGTAATAAAGCTCAAAGTCTTCCAACTTATGCTATGAGTATTTTCCTTTTGCCTACGAGAACATGTCATGAGTTGGAACAACTTATGGCTAATTTTTAG